A single genomic interval of Mycolicibacterium holsaticum DSM 44478 = JCM 12374 harbors:
- the rfbC gene encoding dTDP-4-dehydrorhamnose 3,5-epimerase yields MKARELDVPGAWEITPQVHADDRGAFLEWFTDSGFRGFSGHRFDLRQANCSVSAAGVLRGLHFAQVPPSQAKYVTCVRGAVFDVAVDIRIGSPTFGRWDAVQLDDRTRRTIYLSEGLGHAFLALEADSTVMYLCSAQYDPQREHTVNPLDPALGIVWPAIDGEPILSERDREAPTLAEAQAAGLLPTWAEAEAFVEDLRSH; encoded by the coding sequence GTGAAGGCGCGCGAACTCGACGTTCCCGGCGCCTGGGAGATCACACCCCAGGTACATGCCGACGACCGGGGCGCGTTCCTCGAATGGTTCACCGATTCGGGGTTCCGGGGTTTCAGCGGGCATCGGTTCGACCTGCGCCAGGCCAACTGTTCGGTGTCGGCGGCGGGGGTGTTGCGCGGGCTGCATTTCGCCCAGGTGCCGCCGAGCCAGGCCAAGTACGTCACCTGTGTGCGCGGCGCGGTCTTCGACGTCGCGGTCGACATCCGCATCGGCTCACCGACATTCGGGCGCTGGGATGCGGTACAGCTCGACGACCGCACCCGCCGCACGATCTATCTGTCCGAGGGACTGGGCCATGCCTTCCTTGCCCTCGAAGCCGATTCGACGGTGATGTACCTGTGCTCGGCGCAATACGATCCGCAGCGCGAGCACACCGTCAACCCGCTGGACCCCGCACTGGGCATCGTGTGGCCCGCCATCGACGGCGAGCCGATCTTGTCCGAGCGTGACCGCGAAGCGCCCACCCTCGCCGAGGCCCAGGCCGCCGGGCTGCTGCCCACCTGGGCTGAGGCTGAGGCGTTCGTCGAAGATCTACGCAGCCACTGA
- the rpmJ gene encoding 50S ribosomal protein L36, whose product MKVNPSVKPICDKCRVIRRHGRVMVICSDPRHKQRQG is encoded by the coding sequence GTGAAGGTGAACCCGAGCGTCAAGCCCATCTGCGATAAGTGCAGGGTGATCCGCCGGCATGGGCGGGTCATGGTGATCTGCTCCGATCCGCGCCACAAGCAGCGGCAAGGATGA
- the infA gene encoding translation initiation factor IF-1 — MAKKDGAIEVEGRVVEPLPNAMFRIELENGHKVLAHISGKMRQHYIRILPEDRVVVELSPYDLSRGRIVYRYK, encoded by the coding sequence ATGGCCAAAAAGGACGGTGCCATCGAGGTCGAGGGTCGCGTGGTCGAGCCCCTGCCCAATGCGATGTTTCGTATTGAGCTGGAGAACGGACACAAGGTCCTTGCCCACATCAGCGGCAAGATGCGGCAGCACTACATCCGCATCCTGCCCGAGGACCGCGTTGTGGTGGAGTTGTCTCCCTACGACCTGTCCCGGGGCCGCATCGTTTACCGGTACAAGTAG
- the rpsK gene encoding 30S ribosomal protein S11, with translation MPTPKKGGAKGKTTRRREKKNVPHGAAHIKSTFNNTIVTITDPQGNVIAWASSGHVGFKGSRKSTPFAAQLAAENAARKAQEHGVRKVDVFVKGPGSGRETAIRSLQAAGLEVGAIADVTPQPHNGCRPPKRRRV, from the coding sequence ATGCCAACACCGAAAAAGGGTGGCGCGAAGGGTAAGACCACCCGTCGCCGGGAAAAGAAGAACGTCCCCCACGGCGCCGCGCACATCAAGAGCACGTTCAACAACACGATCGTGACGATCACCGACCCGCAGGGCAACGTCATCGCGTGGGCCTCCTCGGGCCACGTCGGCTTCAAGGGTTCGCGTAAGTCGACACCGTTCGCCGCCCAGCTGGCCGCCGAGAACGCCGCCCGCAAGGCGCAGGAGCACGGCGTGCGCAAGGTCGACGTGTTCGTGAAGGGCCCGGGTTCGGGCCGGGAGACCGCCATCCGGTCGCTGCAGGCCGCCGGCCTCGAGGTCGGCGCGATCGCCGATGTCACGCCGCAGCCGCACAACGGCTGCCGTCCGCCGAAGCGGCGCCGGGTCTAG
- a CDS encoding DNA-directed RNA polymerase subunit alpha codes for MLISQRPTLSEEVIAEDRSQFVIEPLEPGFGYTLGNSLRRTLLSSIPGAAVTSIRIDGVLHEFTTVPGVKEDVTDIILNLKGLVVSSEEDEPVTMYLRKQGPGEVTAGDIVPPAGVTVHNPDMHIATLNDKGKLEVELVVERGRGYVPAVQNKASGAEIGRIPVDSIYSPVLKVTYKVEATRVEQRTDFDKLILDVETKNSISPRDALASAGKTLVELFGLARELNVEAEGIEIGPSPAEADHIASFALPIDDLDLTVRSYNCLKREGVHTVGELVARTESDLLDIRNFGQKSIDEVKIKLHQLGLSLKDSPATFDPSEVAGYDAATGTWNSDAGYDLEDNQDYAETEQL; via the coding sequence ATGCTGATCTCTCAGCGACCCACACTGTCCGAAGAGGTTATTGCCGAGGACCGCTCCCAGTTCGTCATCGAACCGTTGGAGCCCGGATTCGGCTACACCCTTGGCAATTCGCTTCGGCGAACCCTGCTGTCGTCGATCCCCGGCGCGGCAGTCACCAGCATCCGCATCGACGGTGTGCTGCACGAGTTCACCACGGTCCCCGGGGTGAAGGAAGACGTCACCGACATCATCCTCAACCTCAAGGGTCTGGTCGTGTCGTCCGAAGAGGACGAGCCGGTCACCATGTACCTGCGCAAGCAGGGCCCCGGTGAGGTCACTGCGGGCGACATCGTGCCGCCCGCCGGTGTGACGGTGCACAACCCCGACATGCATATCGCCACCCTCAACGACAAGGGCAAGCTCGAGGTGGAGCTCGTCGTCGAGCGCGGCCGCGGCTACGTTCCGGCCGTGCAGAACAAGGCGTCGGGTGCCGAGATCGGCCGTATCCCTGTCGATTCCATTTACAGCCCGGTGCTCAAGGTCACCTACAAGGTGGAGGCCACCCGCGTCGAGCAGCGCACCGACTTCGACAAGCTGATCCTGGATGTCGAGACCAAGAACTCGATCAGCCCGCGTGACGCGCTGGCGTCGGCCGGTAAGACCCTGGTCGAACTGTTCGGTCTGGCTAGGGAACTCAACGTCGAGGCCGAGGGCATCGAGATCGGGCCCTCGCCCGCCGAGGCCGATCACATCGCCAGCTTCGCGCTGCCGATCGACGACTTGGACCTCACGGTGCGGTCGTACAACTGCCTCAAGCGCGAGGGTGTGCACACGGTCGGCGAGTTGGTCGCCCGCACGGAGTCCGACCTGCTGGACATCCGCAACTTCGGCCAGAAGTCCATCGATGAGGTGAAGATCAAGCTGCATCAGCTGGGTCTGTCGCTCAAGGACAGCCCGGCCACGTTTGATCCGTCCGAGGTGGCCGGATACGACGCCGCCACCGGTACCTGGAACAGCGACGCCGGCTACGACCTGGAGGACAACCAGGACTACGCCGAAACCGAACAGTTGTAA
- a CDS encoding ATP-binding protein encodes MGDAANTCLPDELRTLFLFEALDDRQLQVLCDNGHIAAFEPGLICAEGDPATCFYVLLDGELVMSKRSSGVDIQTGRTSQRGVYCGAWSAYVPGEEHVYEASVRVTRPSRFFVLDADAFATFMQTEFPMAVHLLEGHRVGGRRQREIVGQREKLLALGTITAGLTHQLNNPAAAAARAVADLREGVGKMRHKLAMLADGKFSPEALRVLISIQDEVTEHVAKSKAVELSALESSDREEQIGDWLEQRGISGAWDWAPTFVEAGLDLDWLQRVQASIDDVGCSATLQSALGWLKYTIDTELRMNEIADASKRISALLAGAKQYSQMDRDEYQTANVHELIHSTIKTLFGDKVGKDKPIEMVWEKDTSLPELHCYPGDLNEVWANLIDNAIQAMGGHGTLTIRTERHDGDMVRVEICDNGPGIPEDHIERIFTPFFTTKPFGEGTGLGLDLARRIVVEKHHGDIRVESTPGDTRIIVLLPLVAPAPEE; translated from the coding sequence ATGGGCGACGCGGCGAACACCTGCCTACCCGACGAACTGCGGACGTTGTTCCTGTTCGAGGCGCTCGACGACCGGCAGTTGCAGGTGCTGTGCGACAACGGCCACATCGCCGCGTTCGAACCCGGACTGATCTGCGCCGAAGGGGACCCGGCGACCTGCTTTTACGTGCTGCTCGACGGTGAACTGGTGATGTCCAAACGCTCAAGCGGCGTCGACATCCAGACCGGCCGCACCTCGCAGCGCGGGGTGTACTGCGGGGCATGGTCGGCCTACGTGCCCGGCGAGGAGCACGTCTACGAGGCCTCGGTGCGGGTCACCAGGCCGTCGCGGTTCTTCGTGCTCGACGCCGACGCGTTCGCCACGTTCATGCAGACCGAATTCCCGATGGCCGTGCACCTGCTCGAAGGCCACCGCGTCGGCGGCCGGCGACAGCGGGAGATCGTCGGCCAGCGCGAGAAGCTGCTGGCGTTGGGCACGATCACCGCGGGCCTGACCCATCAGCTCAACAACCCGGCGGCGGCGGCCGCGCGCGCGGTCGCCGACCTGCGCGAGGGCGTCGGCAAGATGCGCCACAAGCTGGCGATGCTGGCCGACGGCAAGTTCAGCCCCGAGGCGCTGCGGGTACTGATCAGCATCCAGGACGAGGTCACCGAACACGTCGCGAAGTCCAAGGCGGTGGAACTGTCCGCGCTGGAATCATCCGATCGCGAAGAGCAGATCGGCGACTGGCTGGAACAGCGCGGCATCAGCGGCGCCTGGGACTGGGCACCGACCTTCGTCGAGGCCGGCCTCGACCTTGACTGGCTGCAGCGGGTCCAAGCCTCCATCGACGACGTGGGCTGCTCGGCGACCTTGCAGAGCGCCCTCGGCTGGCTCAAGTACACAATCGACACCGAGCTGCGCATGAACGAGATCGCCGATGCCAGCAAGCGGATCTCGGCGTTGCTGGCCGGCGCCAAGCAGTACTCGCAGATGGACCGGGACGAATATCAGACCGCCAATGTCCACGAGCTGATTCACAGCACGATCAAGACCCTCTTCGGCGACAAGGTCGGCAAGGACAAGCCGATCGAGATGGTGTGGGAGAAGGACACGTCACTGCCCGAACTGCATTGTTATCCAGGCGATTTGAATGAGGTATGGGCGAACCTCATCGACAACGCGATCCAGGCGATGGGCGGTCATGGCACGCTGACGATACGCACCGAACGCCACGACGGCGACATGGTGCGCGTGGAGATCTGTGACAACGGCCCCGGCATTCCCGAAGACCACATCGAGCGGATCTTCACCCCGTTCTTCACCACGAAACCGTTCGGCGAGGGCACCGGGCTCGGCCTGGACCTGGCCCGGCGCATCGTGGTCGAAAAGCACCACGGCGACATCCGGGTGGAGTCCACACCCGGCGACACCCGGATCATCGTGCTGCTGCCGCTGGTGGCTCCGGCACCCGAGGAATAG
- the rfbB gene encoding dTDP-glucose 4,6-dehydratase — translation MRLLITGGAGFIGANFVHSSVRAHPEDSVTVLDAMTYAGSRESLAAVQDDVRLVQGDITDAELVGKLVAESDAVVHFAAETHVDNALADPAPFLRANVIGTFAVLEAVRAHGVRLHHVSTDEVYGDLELDSTRRFTASTPYNPSSPYSSTKAAADMLVRAWVRSYGVRATISNCSNNYGPYQHVEKFIPRQITNVLTGRRPKLYGTGANVRDWIHVDDHNSAVRRILADGQIGRTYLIGAEEERNNLSVMRAILRLMGRDPDDFDHVTDRAGHDLRYAIDPSVLCDELDWAPKHTDFEDGLRATIDWYRNNETWWGPLKDATEATYEGRGQ, via the coding sequence ATGCGGTTGCTGATCACCGGCGGCGCGGGGTTCATCGGCGCCAACTTCGTGCACAGCAGCGTGCGCGCGCATCCCGAGGATTCGGTGACCGTGCTGGACGCGATGACCTATGCGGGCAGCCGTGAGTCGCTGGCCGCCGTGCAGGACGACGTCCGGCTGGTGCAGGGCGACATCACCGATGCAGAACTGGTCGGCAAGCTCGTCGCCGAGAGCGACGCGGTCGTGCACTTCGCCGCCGAGACCCACGTCGACAACGCGTTGGCCGACCCGGCGCCGTTCCTGCGCGCCAACGTCATCGGCACGTTCGCGGTGCTGGAGGCGGTGCGCGCCCACGGCGTGCGGCTGCATCATGTGTCGACCGACGAGGTGTACGGCGACCTGGAGCTAGACAGCACCCGGCGGTTCACCGCGTCGACGCCGTACAACCCGTCCAGCCCGTACTCGTCGACCAAGGCGGCCGCTGACATGCTGGTGCGCGCCTGGGTGCGTTCCTACGGCGTACGCGCCACGATCTCGAACTGCTCCAACAACTACGGGCCCTACCAGCACGTGGAGAAGTTCATCCCGCGTCAGATCACCAATGTGCTGACCGGGCGTCGGCCCAAGCTGTACGGCACCGGCGCCAACGTGCGGGACTGGATCCACGTCGACGACCACAACAGCGCAGTGCGGCGCATCCTGGCCGACGGGCAGATCGGACGGACGTATCTCATCGGCGCCGAGGAGGAAAGAAACAACCTCTCGGTGATGCGGGCCATTCTGCGGCTGATGGGGCGAGACCCCGATGATTTCGACCACGTCACCGACCGCGCCGGGCACGACCTGCGCTATGCGATCGACCCGTCGGTGCTGTGCGACGAACTCGACTGGGCACCCAAGCACACCGATTTCGAAGACGGTCTGCGCGCCACCATCGACTGGTACCGCAATAACGAGACATGGTGGGGTCCATTGAAAGACGCGACGGAAGCCACCTATGAGGGGCGCGGCCAGTGA
- a CDS encoding LLM class F420-dependent oxidoreductase, with protein MTELKPELGRFGVWTFGTVKPEQAVEIEKLGYGAVWIGGSPSGDLEYVEPILERTENLTVATGIINVWTASAEEVAEAYHRVEDAYPGRFLLGIGVGHPEHTEEYRKPYDVLVEYLDVLDAAKVPTSRRVIAALGPKVLKLSAQRSAGAHPYLTTPQHTGEARNLLGPTVFLAPEHKVVLARDAEASREIGREAVDFYLNLSNYLNNWKRLGFTEDDLAKPGSDRFIDSVVAHGTPDDIAGRLTEHLDAGADHVTIQVLGGWDKLLPTLTELAGPLGLKG; from the coding sequence ATGACTGAGCTCAAACCCGAACTCGGCCGGTTCGGCGTGTGGACCTTCGGGACGGTCAAACCCGAACAGGCCGTCGAGATCGAGAAGCTCGGGTACGGCGCGGTGTGGATCGGCGGCTCCCCGTCCGGCGATCTCGAGTACGTCGAGCCGATCCTGGAGCGCACCGAGAACCTCACGGTGGCCACCGGCATCATCAACGTCTGGACGGCGTCGGCCGAGGAGGTCGCCGAGGCCTATCACCGCGTCGAGGACGCCTACCCGGGACGGTTCCTACTCGGCATCGGCGTCGGCCATCCCGAGCACACCGAGGAGTACCGCAAGCCCTACGACGTATTGGTGGAGTACCTCGACGTGCTCGACGCGGCCAAGGTGCCCACGAGCCGGCGCGTGATCGCCGCGCTGGGTCCGAAGGTGCTGAAGCTGTCGGCACAGCGCAGCGCGGGCGCCCATCCCTATCTGACGACGCCGCAGCACACCGGGGAGGCCCGAAACCTCCTGGGGCCGACGGTGTTTCTGGCGCCCGAACACAAAGTGGTGCTGGCCAGAGACGCTGAGGCGTCGCGCGAGATCGGTCGCGAGGCCGTCGATTTCTATCTGAACCTGTCCAACTACCTGAACAACTGGAAGCGGCTCGGGTTCACCGAGGACGACCTCGCCAAACCGGGCAGCGACCGGTTCATCGACTCAGTCGTCGCCCACGGCACGCCCGACGACATCGCCGGCCGGCTGACCGAGCATCTGGATGCCGGCGCAGACCACGTCACGATCCAGGTGCTGGGCGGTTGGGACAAGTTGTTGCCGACGCTCACCGAACTCGCAGGCCCGCTCGGTCTGAAGGGCTGA
- the rpsM gene encoding 30S ribosomal protein S13 — protein MARLVGVDLPRDKRMEVALTYIYGIGRTRSNEILAATGISKDLRTKDLTDDQLTQLRDYIEGNLKVEGDLRREVQADIRRKIEIGCYQGLRHRRGLPVRGQRTKTNARTRKGPKRTIAGKKKAR, from the coding sequence ATGGCACGTCTCGTGGGCGTAGACCTCCCGCGCGATAAGCGCATGGAGGTCGCCCTGACCTACATTTACGGCATCGGCCGTACCCGTTCCAACGAGATCCTCGCGGCGACGGGCATCTCCAAGGACCTACGAACCAAAGATCTGACCGACGATCAGCTGACCCAGCTGCGCGACTACATCGAGGGCAACCTCAAGGTGGAGGGTGATCTGCGCCGCGAGGTGCAGGCCGATATCCGCCGCAAGATCGAAATCGGCTGCTACCAGGGTCTGCGGCACCGTCGTGGCCTGCCTGTGCGCGGCCAGCGGACCAAGACCAACGCGCGCACCCGCAAGGGTCCCAAGCGCACCATCGCCGGCAAGAAGAAGGCCAGGTAA
- a CDS encoding FAD-dependent oxidoreductase, whose product MTGPTPRKPVILSVDDDPAVSRAVARDLRRQYGEAFRIVRAESAQDALETLNELKLRGETVAVFVADYRMPQMSGIQFLEEAMDIFPMARRVLLTAYADTNAAIDAINVVDLDHYLLKPWDPPGEKLYPVIDALIEAWRETGDRAIPHTKIIGHPYSARSSEVREFLARNRLYYTWFRADERKGRQLLDAAGLDDLTLPVVITEQGETLVAPSDAELAATLGLSTTPAEDFYDLVVIGGGPAGLAAAVYGASEGLKTVLIERTATGGQAGQSSRIENYLGFPDGLSGAQLADRARRQAEKFEAELITAAEVTRLEVDGAARTIHLSDGRAVGTRAVILAMGVEYRQLDADGCAGLTGAGVYYGAATSVAADCDDEEVLVIGGANSAGQAAMHLSRSAKSVTIVCRRTLEDSMSYYLIQQIRAQHNIRELPYTRVHQVTGSDHLERVCLENIRSGEREEHCCGRMFVLIGAEPCTDWLEQAGIARDDHGFILAGPDLRDVAGWTLDRPPHQLETSVPGVFVAGDVRSASAKRVAAAVGEGSMAVMLVHRYLAEA is encoded by the coding sequence ATGACCGGCCCAACTCCCCGCAAGCCCGTAATTCTGTCCGTCGACGACGATCCAGCCGTGTCCCGAGCCGTGGCTCGCGACCTGCGTCGCCAATACGGCGAGGCGTTCCGCATCGTGCGCGCCGAATCAGCACAAGATGCCCTCGAGACGCTCAACGAACTCAAGTTGCGCGGCGAGACCGTCGCGGTGTTCGTCGCCGACTACCGGATGCCGCAGATGAGCGGCATCCAGTTTCTCGAAGAGGCGATGGACATCTTCCCGATGGCGCGCCGTGTGCTGCTCACGGCATACGCCGACACCAACGCCGCGATCGACGCGATCAACGTCGTCGACCTGGACCACTATCTGCTCAAGCCGTGGGATCCGCCCGGCGAGAAGCTCTACCCGGTGATCGACGCGCTCATCGAGGCCTGGCGCGAAACCGGCGATCGGGCGATCCCGCACACCAAGATCATCGGCCATCCCTACAGCGCCCGGTCCTCGGAGGTGCGTGAGTTCCTCGCCCGCAACCGGCTGTACTACACGTGGTTTCGCGCTGACGAGCGCAAGGGCAGACAGCTGCTCGACGCCGCCGGCCTCGACGACCTGACCCTGCCGGTGGTGATCACCGAACAGGGCGAGACGCTCGTCGCCCCGTCCGACGCCGAACTCGCCGCCACGCTCGGCTTGTCCACCACGCCGGCCGAGGATTTCTACGACCTCGTCGTCATCGGCGGCGGCCCGGCCGGCCTGGCCGCGGCGGTCTACGGCGCCTCTGAGGGGCTCAAGACGGTGCTCATCGAGCGCACCGCCACCGGTGGCCAGGCTGGCCAAAGCTCACGCATCGAGAACTACCTCGGCTTCCCGGACGGGTTGTCGGGCGCTCAGCTCGCCGACCGGGCGCGCAGGCAGGCCGAGAAGTTCGAGGCCGAGTTGATCACCGCCGCCGAGGTCACCCGCCTCGAGGTCGACGGCGCCGCCCGCACGATTCACCTCTCAGACGGGCGGGCGGTCGGGACCAGGGCCGTGATCCTGGCGATGGGCGTCGAGTACCGCCAGCTGGACGCCGACGGCTGCGCCGGGCTGACGGGCGCCGGCGTCTACTACGGAGCCGCCACGTCGGTGGCCGCCGACTGCGACGACGAGGAGGTCCTCGTGATCGGCGGCGCGAACTCCGCGGGCCAGGCCGCCATGCACCTGTCGCGCAGCGCCAAGTCGGTGACCATCGTGTGCCGTCGCACCCTCGAGGACTCCATGTCCTACTACCTCATCCAGCAGATCCGCGCCCAGCACAACATCAGGGAACTGCCCTACACCCGGGTGCACCAGGTCACCGGCAGCGACCATCTGGAACGCGTCTGCCTGGAGAACATCCGCTCCGGTGAGCGTGAAGAACACTGTTGCGGGCGCATGTTCGTGCTCATCGGCGCCGAACCGTGCACCGACTGGCTGGAACAGGCCGGCATCGCCCGCGACGACCACGGGTTCATCCTCGCCGGCCCCGATCTGCGGGACGTGGCGGGCTGGACGCTGGACCGGCCGCCGCACCAGCTGGAAACAAGCGTGCCGGGGGTATTTGTTGCAGGAGACGTGCGGTCTGCATCAGCCAAACGGGTGGCCGCGGCCGTCGGTGAAGGTTCGATGGCAGTGATGTTGGTGCACCGGTATCTCGCCGAGGCGTAG
- a CDS encoding LLM class F420-dependent oxidoreductase encodes MTKPNLGTYGAFGHHAMWQQLSPQQLREIENLGYGAIWAGGSPAAELSWVEPLLEPTTEVKVATGIVNIWTAEPGPVAESFHRIEKAYPGRFLLGIGVGHPEAHTTYKKPYQALSDYLDKLDEYGVPKDRRVVAALGPRVLRLSAERSAGAHPYLTTPEHTARARELIGPEAFLAPEHKVVLTTDAEKARAVGRKALDIYLNLTNYLNSWKRLGFTDEDVARPGSDRLVDAVVAHGAVEAVASRLKEHLDAGADHVPVQVLTGPDKLVGALTELAGPLGLR; translated from the coding sequence ATGACGAAACCGAATCTCGGCACGTACGGCGCGTTCGGTCACCACGCGATGTGGCAACAACTGAGCCCGCAGCAACTGCGGGAGATCGAGAACCTCGGCTACGGGGCGATCTGGGCGGGTGGTTCACCGGCCGCCGAGCTGTCGTGGGTGGAGCCGCTTCTGGAACCGACGACCGAGGTGAAGGTGGCCACCGGCATCGTCAACATCTGGACCGCGGAGCCAGGCCCGGTCGCCGAGTCGTTTCATCGCATCGAAAAGGCCTATCCGGGCCGGTTTCTGCTGGGCATCGGCGTCGGCCATCCCGAAGCGCACACCACGTACAAAAAGCCGTACCAGGCGCTGTCGGACTACCTCGACAAACTCGACGAGTACGGCGTGCCCAAGGACCGTCGAGTGGTCGCCGCGCTGGGACCGCGGGTGTTGCGGCTTTCCGCGGAACGCTCGGCGGGCGCTCATCCGTATCTGACGACGCCCGAGCACACCGCGCGGGCGCGCGAGTTGATCGGCCCCGAGGCGTTCCTGGCCCCCGAGCACAAGGTGGTGCTGACCACCGACGCGGAGAAGGCGCGCGCCGTGGGACGCAAGGCACTCGACATCTACCTCAACCTGACGAACTATCTCAACAGCTGGAAACGGCTGGGCTTCACCGACGAGGACGTCGCGCGGCCCGGAAGCGACCGCCTCGTCGACGCCGTCGTCGCCCACGGCGCCGTCGAGGCCGTAGCGTCACGGTTGAAAGAGCATCTCGACGCCGGCGCGGACCACGTACCCGTGCAGGTGCTGACCGGACCGGACAAGCTGGTCGGCGCGCTCACCGAACTCGCAGGCCCGCTGGGTCTGCGGTGA
- the rpsD gene encoding 30S ribosomal protein S4, giving the protein MARYTGPATRKSRRLGVDLVGGDQSFEKRPYPPGQHGRSRVKESEYRLQLQEKQKARFTYGVMEKQFRRYYEEAVRRSAVTGEELLRILESRLDNVVYRAGLARTRRMARQLVSHGHFTVNGVKVDIPSYRVSQYDIIDVREKSLNTLPFQIARETAGDRPIPSWLQVVGERQRILVHQLPTREQIDVPLSEQLIVEFYSK; this is encoded by the coding sequence ATGGCTCGTTACACCGGACCCGCAACCCGCAAGTCGCGCCGCCTGGGCGTCGACCTGGTCGGCGGCGATCAGTCCTTCGAAAAGCGTCCCTACCCGCCCGGCCAGCATGGCCGCTCGCGGGTCAAGGAAAGTGAATACCGCCTGCAGCTGCAGGAGAAGCAGAAGGCCCGCTTCACCTACGGCGTGATGGAAAAGCAGTTCCGCCGCTACTACGAGGAGGCGGTGCGACGCTCGGCCGTCACCGGCGAGGAGTTGCTGCGCATCCTGGAGAGCCGGCTCGACAACGTGGTCTACCGCGCCGGCCTGGCCCGCACCCGCCGCATGGCGCGTCAGCTGGTCAGCCACGGTCACTTCACCGTCAACGGTGTCAAGGTCGACATCCCGAGCTACCGGGTGTCGCAGTACGACATCATCGACGTGCGGGAAAAGTCACTGAACACGCTGCCGTTCCAGATCGCGCGGGAGACGGCGGGCGACCGCCCGATCCCCAGCTGGCTGCAGGTGGTCGGCGAACGCCAGCGCATCCTGGTGCACCAGCTGCCCACCCGCGAGCAGATCGACGTGCCGCTCTCCGAGCAGCTCATCGTCGAGTTCTACTCGAAGTAA